A stretch of the Mesorhizobium sp. Pch-S genome encodes the following:
- the addB gene encoding double-strand break repair protein AddB: MSGSSRVSTPRVFTIAPGSPFLSTLADALIEGRLIPGFRHGGDPLALAGTTLYVPTRRAARALRGVFAERLGGASTILPVIKPLGEFDEDEAAFDQEAEDAGAIDLAPPVAALERLLLLAPLVRAWKRHLPAHVAALFDEEVVVPASAADAVWLARDLARLMDEIETEGSDWARLAGLVEGNLAGWWQVTLDFLKIVTEAWPGILAERDRSNPAAHRSALIRLEAERLRRNPPPGPVIAAGSTGSIPATADLLAVIAGLPNGAVVLPGLDTAIDQPSFDALTAPDPRPALLGHPQYGLARLIGRIGILRRDVEEIGRADNALVRRAALVSEALRPAETTELWTETRAGFEASQISAALHGVTLVEAANERDEAACIALALRRAVAEPGHRAALVTGDRALARRVSAELLRLGIVADDSGGRPLADTPPASLLRLLLDTVLRPGDPVAILALLKHPLLGLGLPRADVRRAAETVELVTLRGGTGRPDIVSLAGLFEARWTLAQEAERRPFWLARLSAKRIEEAHVLLSRLADALAPLAACRDEPESDVASLVRASVVALEALGRSEDGTLSALYDGDAGEKLADLLRGLVGADAVFTLSPQEWPDVAMALIAPEMVKPARGAEAAIAIWGTLEARLLHVDTLIVGGLNEGVWPRKPEGDRFMSRLMKTGIDLEPPERRIGLAAHDFQMAMGAPTVVLTRSARAGDAPAVASRWLQRLLTFVGREQAEPLRRRGNELLAWARGLDAGPKVDFASRPQPRPPLESRPQHFSVTEIETLRRDPYAVYARRILKLMPLEPVIRDPGAAERGTLFHAILHHFSQAVADPRAPEALGMLLDAGRACFAEAALPADVEAVWWPRFEKLASGIIEWERSRADNVVRRQSEERAEKTVVGQSGITLSGYADRVDILAAGMADILDFKTGSSPSKAQAHTLLAPQLALEAALLKRGAFRDVGAREPAELAFVRLKANGEVEQESILEYNRKPRTASDLGEEAWARLEKLLLHYADPQTGYLSRALPFREGETDGDYDHLARVLEWSAGGDGPDEGGEA; this comes from the coding sequence ATGAGCGGATCGTCCCGCGTCTCTACCCCTCGTGTCTTTACGATTGCGCCAGGTTCGCCGTTCCTGTCGACGCTCGCCGACGCGCTGATCGAAGGTCGCCTCATCCCGGGGTTCCGGCATGGCGGCGATCCCCTGGCGCTGGCCGGCACGACCCTCTATGTGCCGACGCGCCGCGCCGCGCGCGCGCTGCGCGGCGTTTTCGCCGAACGTCTGGGCGGAGCCTCGACCATCCTCCCGGTCATCAAACCGCTCGGTGAATTCGACGAGGACGAAGCGGCCTTCGACCAGGAGGCCGAGGACGCTGGCGCCATCGACCTTGCGCCGCCCGTCGCCGCCCTCGAAAGGCTTTTGTTGCTGGCGCCGCTGGTGCGCGCCTGGAAACGCCATCTCCCGGCCCATGTCGCGGCCCTTTTCGACGAGGAGGTCGTCGTTCCAGCTTCGGCGGCGGACGCCGTATGGCTGGCGCGCGACCTCGCCCGGTTGATGGATGAGATCGAGACGGAAGGTTCCGACTGGGCGCGGCTTGCCGGGCTGGTCGAAGGCAATCTCGCCGGCTGGTGGCAGGTGACGCTGGATTTCCTGAAGATCGTCACCGAAGCCTGGCCGGGTATCTTGGCCGAGCGCGATCGTTCCAACCCGGCGGCACATCGCAGCGCGCTGATCCGGCTGGAGGCTGAGCGCCTCAGGCGCAATCCGCCGCCCGGCCCGGTGATTGCCGCCGGTTCCACCGGCTCGATCCCCGCCACCGCCGACCTTCTGGCGGTGATCGCGGGTCTGCCGAATGGTGCTGTCGTGTTGCCCGGCCTCGATACGGCGATCGACCAGCCGTCCTTCGACGCCCTCACCGCGCCGGATCCCCGGCCGGCGCTGCTCGGACACCCGCAATATGGTCTCGCCAGGCTGATCGGCAGGATCGGCATCCTGCGTCGCGATGTCGAGGAGATCGGCAGGGCTGACAATGCTCTGGTCCGGCGTGCGGCGCTGGTCTCCGAGGCGCTGCGGCCGGCCGAAACCACCGAATTGTGGACCGAGACGCGGGCAGGTTTCGAGGCGTCGCAGATTTCCGCTGCCTTGCATGGGGTCACGCTGGTGGAAGCCGCCAACGAACGCGACGAGGCGGCCTGCATCGCGCTTGCCTTGCGCCGTGCGGTCGCCGAGCCGGGCCATCGTGCGGCCCTGGTCACCGGTGATCGCGCACTGGCGCGCCGTGTCTCCGCCGAATTGCTGCGGCTCGGCATCGTCGCCGATGATTCAGGCGGCCGGCCGCTGGCCGATACGCCTCCGGCCAGCCTGCTGCGGTTGCTGCTCGACACGGTGCTGCGGCCGGGCGACCCGGTAGCGATCCTGGCGCTGCTCAAGCATCCGCTGCTCGGTCTCGGCCTGCCGCGTGCCGACGTGCGGCGTGCTGCCGAGACGGTCGAACTGGTGACCCTGCGTGGCGGCACCGGTCGGCCCGATATCGTTTCGCTGGCCGGGCTGTTCGAGGCCCGCTGGACGCTGGCGCAGGAAGCCGAACGCCGGCCTTTCTGGCTGGCGCGGCTGTCGGCAAAACGCATCGAGGAGGCGCATGTCCTGCTTTCGCGCCTGGCCGATGCCCTTGCGCCGCTGGCGGCCTGCCGCGACGAGCCGGAAAGCGATGTCGCATCCCTGGTGCGTGCGAGCGTGGTCGCGCTGGAGGCGCTTGGCCGATCCGAGGATGGCACGCTCTCGGCTCTCTATGATGGCGATGCCGGCGAGAAGCTGGCTGATCTGCTGCGCGGCCTTGTCGGCGCCGATGCGGTCTTCACGCTTTCGCCGCAGGAGTGGCCCGACGTGGCGATGGCGCTGATCGCGCCGGAAATGGTCAAGCCGGCGCGCGGCGCCGAGGCGGCGATCGCCATCTGGGGCACGCTGGAAGCCCGCCTGCTACATGTCGACACGCTCATTGTCGGCGGTCTCAACGAAGGTGTCTGGCCGCGCAAGCCGGAAGGTGACCGTTTCATGTCGCGGCTGATGAAGACCGGCATCGACCTGGAACCGCCGGAGCGGCGCATAGGCCTCGCTGCCCACGATTTCCAGATGGCGATGGGCGCGCCAACCGTCGTGCTCACGCGTTCGGCGCGCGCCGGAGATGCGCCCGCCGTTGCGTCGCGCTGGCTGCAGCGGCTGCTCACCTTCGTCGGCAGGGAACAGGCGGAACCGCTGCGCCGGCGCGGCAATGAACTGCTTGCCTGGGCGAGAGGTCTCGATGCCGGTCCGAAGGTGGATTTTGCATCCAGGCCGCAACCCAGACCGCCCCTGGAAAGCCGGCCGCAGCACTTCTCGGTGACCGAGATCGAAACCTTGCGGCGCGATCCCTACGCCGTCTATGCCCGCCGCATCCTGAAGCTGATGCCACTTGAGCCGGTGATCCGCGATCCCGGTGCCGCCGAGCGCGGCACGCTGTTCCACGCCATCCTGCATCACTTCTCGCAGGCGGTGGCCGATCCGCGCGCGCCGGAAGCGCTTGGCATGCTCCTCGATGCCGGTCGCGCCTGTTTTGCCGAGGCCGCACTTCCGGCCGATGTCGAAGCCGTCTGGTGGCCGCGCTTCGAGAAACTGGCATCCGGCATCATCGAGTGGGAGCGTTCGCGGGCAGACAATGTCGTGCGCCGGCAGTCGGAAGAACGCGCCGAGAAGACGGTTGTCGGGCAGTCCGGCATCACCTTGTCCGGTTACGCCGACCGGGTCGACATTCTTGCTGCCGGCATGGCCGATATTCTCGATTTCAAGACCGGGTCTTCACCGTCGAAGGCGCAGGCACATACCTTGCTGGCGCCACAGCTGGCATTGGAGGCCGCTCTCCTGAAGCGCGGCGCTTTCCGCGATGTCGGCGCACGCGAGCCGGCCGAACTCGCTTTCGTCCGGCTCAAGGCCAATGGCGAGGTCGAGCAGGAGTCGATCCTCGAATACAACCGCAAGCCGCGCACCGCGTCCGACCTCGGCGAGGAGGCCTGGGCAAGGCTCGAAAAGCTGCTGCTTCACTATGCCGATCCGCAGACCGGCTACCTGTCTCGGGCCTTGCCTTTCCGTGAAGGCGAGACCGACGGCGATTATGATCACCTCGCCCGTGTCCTGGAATGGTCTGCCGGCGGCGATGGCCCGGATGAAGGAGGGGAGGCTTGA
- the addA gene encoding double-strand break repair helicase AddA, whose amino-acid sequence MKKLYPIPSGTAESQARASDPRTSAWVSANAGSGKTHVLAQRVIRLLLRGTDPSKILCLTYTRAAAANMSNRVFSTLSEWTVLPDADLEKKIAALDGHTPDGETMRRARRLFAEALETPGGLKIQTIHAFCESVLHQFPLEANIAAHFEMLDSQMEQALLAQARRDMITGAGAPGGVELAEAFATVLERGGEKGLDDLLSEIMRKRDGLRGFIDAVGGDGHGFRLLFDEFGFGPGDTAAGIAASLWPLPGFEPGYFAAFVHAAEATDARSVLNNIVPYASLGFSELDPVRRLPLLAKGFLRSDGDPYDPLKAFKKALLDRLPDLPERYEAAAAAIVRTADRLALFRMLEGTVAALTVADWLISRYEQLKRGRGFLDFNDLITRTVNLLSRTDAGPWVQYKLDQGIDHILLDEAQDTSPDQWGVVRRLAEEFFAGEGARLVRRTVFAVGDEKQSIYSFQGAAPDSFHESRQLFARRVREAEASFADLKLTWSFRSTGDVLAAVDRVFAAPETRRGISNDPDPLDHKAIRNDAPGYVEVWPSLGADVIEEPDDWTLPVNHVSAPAVRLAEQIARTVKRWIDRSEVIEGKGRKLKAGDVVVLVRKRDRFVHALSRSLKEKGIPVAGADRLSLPGHIAVKDLVALGRFLIQSQDDLSLAALLRSPIFDLTEETLFELAAYRSGGTSLYRTLRAAAESDETLASVVAQLDAWANEVAFKPVFEFYAGLLARDGVRRRMIARLGPEAGDILDEFLNFCLAEERAGLPGLEAFLSTLENAGPEIKREMDQTRDEVRVMTVHAAKGLEAPVVFLVDGGAAPFSDQHLPRLMPFDGSGRHWPGKGFLWRSAAEVANGFSQSVAAHARDLADDEYRRLLYVGMTRAEDRLIVCGYHGKRTPSPGTWHSLVMRALAGAEETASRPHPVDEGDVFRFRWTKFPPLVAAEAGEQLEAETFASVPASLFEPLPVVEDLPRPLSPSGASALIDETTEPIPDRRSPVLDAGSEPGMAVRRGLAMHKLLQMLPDLAQEQHMAAARRYLARAGSDWAEADREQALASVASILADPLFAPLFASGSRAEVAVMGSLTVKGKPRIISGKIDRLAVGADRVFIVDYKTNRPAPATLADVPTAYILQLSLYRALLKPLYPGREVAAGLLFTEAPRLIELPAMVMDDALARLTEA is encoded by the coding sequence TTGAAGAAGCTTTATCCCATTCCCTCCGGCACCGCCGAAAGCCAGGCACGTGCCTCGGACCCCCGCACATCCGCCTGGGTGTCGGCCAATGCCGGTTCCGGCAAGACCCATGTGCTGGCGCAGCGCGTCATCCGCCTTTTGCTGCGCGGCACGGATCCGTCGAAGATTCTCTGCCTGACCTATACGCGCGCCGCCGCGGCCAATATGTCGAACCGCGTCTTCTCGACCCTGTCGGAATGGACCGTCCTGCCCGATGCCGATCTGGAGAAGAAGATAGCAGCGCTCGACGGCCACACCCCCGACGGCGAAACGATGCGCCGGGCGCGGCGGTTGTTCGCGGAGGCGCTTGAGACGCCGGGCGGCCTGAAGATCCAGACCATCCACGCCTTCTGCGAATCGGTGCTGCATCAGTTCCCGCTGGAAGCCAACATCGCAGCGCATTTCGAAATGCTCGACTCGCAGATGGAGCAGGCGCTGTTGGCGCAGGCACGGCGCGACATGATCACCGGCGCCGGTGCGCCGGGCGGCGTTGAACTGGCCGAGGCCTTTGCTACCGTGCTCGAGCGCGGCGGCGAGAAAGGTCTGGACGATCTCCTGTCCGAAATCATGCGCAAGCGCGACGGTCTGCGTGGTTTCATCGATGCCGTCGGCGGTGATGGTCATGGCTTCCGCCTGCTTTTCGACGAGTTCGGTTTTGGCCCTGGTGACACGGCTGCAGGCATAGCCGCTTCTCTGTGGCCACTGCCGGGATTCGAGCCCGGCTATTTCGCGGCCTTCGTGCACGCCGCCGAGGCGACCGATGCCCGGTCCGTGCTCAACAACATCGTGCCTTATGCGTCGCTCGGCTTCAGCGAACTCGACCCGGTACGGAGATTGCCGCTGCTCGCGAAGGGCTTCCTGCGTTCGGATGGCGATCCTTACGACCCGCTGAAGGCATTCAAGAAAGCGCTGCTCGACCGGCTGCCCGACCTGCCGGAAAGGTACGAGGCTGCCGCCGCCGCCATTGTCCGCACCGCCGACCGACTGGCGCTGTTTCGCATGCTGGAAGGCACCGTCGCCGCACTGACGGTCGCCGACTGGCTGATCAGCCGCTACGAGCAGCTGAAGCGCGGCCGCGGCTTCCTCGATTTCAACGATCTCATCACGCGCACCGTCAACCTGTTGTCGCGCACCGACGCCGGCCCCTGGGTGCAATACAAGCTCGACCAGGGGATCGACCACATCCTGCTCGATGAGGCGCAGGACACCAGCCCGGATCAATGGGGCGTCGTCCGTCGTCTGGCCGAGGAGTTCTTTGCCGGCGAAGGTGCGCGACTGGTGCGTCGCACGGTCTTTGCCGTCGGCGACGAGAAACAGTCGATCTACTCCTTCCAGGGCGCGGCGCCGGATTCCTTCCACGAGAGCCGGCAGCTGTTCGCGCGCCGCGTGCGGGAAGCCGAAGCGAGCTTTGCCGATCTGAAGCTGACCTGGTCGTTCCGCTCGACCGGCGACGTGCTGGCCGCCGTCGATCGCGTCTTCGCCGCGCCGGAGACGCGCCGTGGCATCAGCAACGATCCCGATCCGCTCGACCACAAGGCGATCCGCAACGACGCGCCGGGTTATGTCGAGGTTTGGCCATCGCTCGGGGCGGATGTGATCGAGGAGCCCGACGACTGGACGCTGCCGGTCAACCATGTCAGCGCGCCGGCTGTCCGGCTGGCCGAGCAGATAGCCAGGACCGTCAAGCGCTGGATCGACCGCAGCGAGGTCATCGAGGGTAAGGGCCGCAAGCTGAAGGCCGGCGACGTCGTCGTGCTGGTGCGCAAGCGCGACCGCTTCGTGCATGCGCTGTCGCGGAGCCTGAAGGAGAAAGGCATCCCGGTTGCCGGCGCCGACAGGCTGAGCCTGCCGGGCCATATCGCGGTGAAGGATCTGGTGGCGCTTGGCCGCTTCCTGATCCAGTCGCAGGACGACCTTTCGCTGGCGGCATTGCTGCGCAGCCCGATCTTCGACCTGACCGAAGAGACCTTGTTCGAGCTTGCCGCGTATCGCAGCGGCGGCACCTCGCTCTACAGGACACTGCGCGCCGCCGCGGAAAGCGATGAAACGCTGGCAAGCGTCGTCGCGCAGCTCGATGCCTGGGCCAACGAGGTCGCTTTCAAGCCGGTGTTCGAGTTCTATGCCGGGCTGCTCGCGCGGGATGGCGTGAGGCGCAGGATGATCGCCCGGCTGGGACCGGAAGCCGGCGACATCCTCGACGAGTTCCTCAATTTCTGCCTGGCCGAAGAACGCGCCGGCCTGCCGGGACTGGAAGCCTTCCTGTCGACGCTGGAAAATGCCGGCCCCGAGATCAAGCGCGAGATGGACCAGACCCGCGACGAGGTTCGGGTGATGACGGTGCACGCCGCCAAGGGCCTGGAGGCGCCGGTGGTCTTCCTGGTCGATGGCGGTGCCGCACCCTTCAGCGACCAGCATCTGCCGCGGCTGATGCCGTTCGACGGCTCCGGCAGGCATTGGCCCGGCAAGGGCTTCCTGTGGCGTTCGGCCGCCGAAGTCGCCAACGGTTTCTCCCAATCCGTCGCCGCACACGCCCGGGATCTCGCCGACGACGAATACCGTCGGCTGCTTTATGTCGGCATGACCCGTGCCGAGGACAGGCTGATCGTCTGTGGTTACCACGGCAAGCGCACACCCAGCCCAGGCACCTGGCATTCCCTGGTGATGCGGGCTCTCGCCGGCGCCGAAGAGACCGCAAGTCGCCCGCATCCGGTCGACGAAGGCGATGTGTTTCGCTTCCGCTGGACGAAGTTTCCGCCGCTCGTCGCCGCGGAAGCCGGCGAGCAGCTGGAGGCAGAAACCTTTGCCTCGGTACCGGCGTCCCTGTTCGAGCCCCTGCCGGTGGTCGAAGACCTGCCGCGGCCGCTGTCGCCGTCCGGCGCATCGGCGCTGATCGACGAGACGACCGAGCCGATCCCCGACCGTCGTTCACCGGTGCTGGATGCCGGCAGCGAGCCCGGAATGGCAGTGCGGCGCGGCCTTGCCATGCACAAGCTGCTGCAGATGTTGCCCGACCTCGCGCAAGAACAGCACATGGCTGCGGCCCGTCGTTATCTGGCGCGGGCCGGCAGCGACTGGGCGGAGGCTGACCGTGAACAGGCGCTGGCATCGGTTGCCAGCATCCTTGCCGATCCGCTTTTCGCGCCGCTGTTTGCGTCCGGCTCACGTGCGGAAGTCGCGGTGATGGGCAGCCTGACGGTGAAAGGCAAGCCGCGCATCATATCGGGCAAGATCGACCGGCTGGCGGTCGGTGCCGACAGGGTCTTCATCGTCGACTACAAGACCAATCGCCCGGCGCCTGCGACATTGGCCGACGTGCCGACGGCCTACATCCTGCAGCTCTCGCTCTACCGCGCCCTGTTGAAACCGCTCTATCCTGGCAGGGAAGTCGCGGCCGGCCTGCTTTTCACCGAAGCGCCGCGGCTGATCGAGCTCCCGGCGATGGTTATGGACGACGCCCTTGCCCGACTCACCGAGGCGTGA